Below is a window of Stappia sp. DNA.
CCGCCCTTCGGCCGGCTGGCGGCGCTCATCGTGTCGGGGCCCGACAAGGCGGCGGCGCTCGCCCATGCGCAGGCGCTGGCGCGCGCCGCGCCCCATGTGGGCGAGCTGACCATCCTCGGGCCGGCCGAGGCCGCGCTGGCGCTGGTGCGCGGGCGCTACCGGTTCCGCCTGCTGGCGATGGCGCCGCGCGCCTTCGATCTCCAGGGCCATTTACGGGCCTGGCTGACGGCCGCGCCTCGGCCGCGCGGACAGATCCGCGTCCAGGTCGATATCGACCCGCAGAGCTTTTTGTGAGGGCCCGCGCGCGCCCTGCGAGGAGGGCTTCGACCTTTTTCCGCCACGATTGGCGCATTTGGGCCCTGTGGCTATGTTGCACCGCCTTGAGCCCTGTGGTAATCGGAGCGCGGCTTTGAGGAAGCGACGGGACGCGCTGTCCCGCTCCGCCCAGAAAAGCGAAGATTTTCCAACGCCTTGCAATCAGCTTTGCTGAGAGCTCCGGCCTAATCCGCCTAAGAGAGCACGGACCCTGTGACCGACAACGTATCTCTCATTTCAGGTGTGGCTTCCCGTTATGCGACGGCGCTGCTCGACTTGGCAGAGGAGCAGGGCTCCGTGGCCGAGGTCGAGACGGCGCTTTCCGGGTTCGAGAAGCTGCTGACGGACAGCGACGACCTCAATCGTCTCGTCCATAGCCCGGTGTTTTCCGCCGACGACCAACTCAAGGCGCTCAGCGCGATCCTCGACAAGGCCGGTCTGACCGGACTTGCGGCGAACTTCCTGCGGCTGGCGGCCAAGAACCGCCGCCTGTTCGCCGTTCCGGGCATGATCGCCGCCTTCCGCAGCGAGCTTGCCAAGCGGCGCGGCGAAGTGGCCGCCGACGTGGTCTCGGCGAGCGAATTGTCGGATGCGCAGCTGGCTTCCCTGAAGGAGGCGCTGAACGCGGCGACCGGCAAGACCGTGACGGTAACGACGAAGGTCGATCCCGCGCTGATCGGCGGCCTGGTGGTCAAGGTCGGCAGCCGCATGATCGACACGTCTCTCAAGACAAAACTCAATTCCCTCAAGTTCGCGATGAAAGAGGTCGGCTGATGGATATTCGGGCAGCGGAAATCTCCGCCATCCTCAAGGACCAGATCAAGAATTTCGGCCAGGAAGCCGAGGTTTCCGAGGTCGGTCAGGTGCTTTCGGTGGGTGACGGCATCGCCCGCGTCTACGGCCTCGACAAGGTCCAGGCCGGCGAGATGGTCGAGTTCCCGGGCGGCATCCGGGGCATGGCGCTCAACCTCGAGACCGACAACGTCGGTGTCGTGATCTTCGGCTCCGACCGTGACATCAAGGAAGGCGACACCGTCAAGCGGACCGGCGCCATCGTGGAAGTCCCGGTCGGCAAGGGCCTGCTCGGCCGCGTCGTCGACCCGCTCGGCAACCCGCTCGACGGCAAGGGCCCGATCGAGGGCGCCGAGATGCGCCGCGTCGACGTCAAGGCGCCGGGCATCCTGCCGCGCAAGTCGGTGCACGAGCCGATGTCGACCGGCCTCAAGGCGATCGACGCCCTGATCCCGATCGGCCGCGGCCAGCGCGAGCTGGTCATCGGCGACCGTCAGACCGGCAAGACCGCGATCATCCTCGACACGTTCCTCAACCAGAAGCCGCTGCACGCGTCGAATGACGAGAGCGTCAAGCTCTACTGCATCTACGTCGCGGTGGGCCAGAAGCGCTCCACCGTCGCGCAGTTCGTGAAGCAGCTGGAAGAGTCCGGCGCGCTGGAATACTCCATCGTCGTCGCCGCGACCGCGTCGGACCCGGCGCCGCTGCAGTTCCTGGCGCCGTTCTCCGGCACCGCCATGGGCGAGTATTTCCGCGACAACGGCATGCATGCCGTGATCGGCTACGACGACCTGTCCAAGCAGGCCGTCGCCTACCGCCAGATGTCGCTGCTGCTTCGTCGTCCGCCGGGGCGTGAGGCCTTCCCGGGCGACGTGTTCTACCTGCACTCCCGTCTGCTGGAGCGCTCGGCCAAGCTGAACGAGGACAACGGCTCCGGCTCGCTGACGGCTCTGCCGGTCATCGAAACGCAGGGCAACGACGTGTCGGCCTTCATTCCGACCAACGTGATCTCGATCACCGACGGCCAGATCTTCCTCGAGACCGACCTGTTCTTCCAGGGCAT
It encodes the following:
- a CDS encoding F0F1 ATP synthase subunit delta codes for the protein MTDNVSLISGVASRYATALLDLAEEQGSVAEVETALSGFEKLLTDSDDLNRLVHSPVFSADDQLKALSAILDKAGLTGLAANFLRLAAKNRRLFAVPGMIAAFRSELAKRRGEVAADVVSASELSDAQLASLKEALNAATGKTVTVTTKVDPALIGGLVVKVGSRMIDTSLKTKLNSLKFAMKEVG
- the atpA gene encoding F0F1 ATP synthase subunit alpha yields the protein MDIRAAEISAILKDQIKNFGQEAEVSEVGQVLSVGDGIARVYGLDKVQAGEMVEFPGGIRGMALNLETDNVGVVIFGSDRDIKEGDTVKRTGAIVEVPVGKGLLGRVVDPLGNPLDGKGPIEGAEMRRVDVKAPGILPRKSVHEPMSTGLKAIDALIPIGRGQRELVIGDRQTGKTAIILDTFLNQKPLHASNDESVKLYCIYVAVGQKRSTVAQFVKQLEESGALEYSIVVAATASDPAPLQFLAPFSGTAMGEYFRDNGMHAVIGYDDLSKQAVAYRQMSLLLRRPPGREAFPGDVFYLHSRLLERSAKLNEDNGSGSLTALPVIETQGNDVSAFIPTNVISITDGQIFLETDLFFQGIRPAVNVGLSVSRVGSSAQIKAMKQVAGKIKGELAQYREMAAFAQFGSDLDATTQRLLNRGSRLTELLKQPQFSPLKTQEQVAVIYAGVNGYLDKLPLEKVKEYEEGLLLNLRGEHADLLDAIWEKKALDDELEGRLKAAVEAYTKNFA